The DNA sequence GAGCTTGATGTGAAATCTCCTTGATGACTTGAGTTTTGAAAAGAGAGTCTATGTAAAGGTCTCCGATATCAAATCCCAAATTATCATCAAGGATATGATCGTAATTTGCACCAAGCTCAATTGCGTTGTCTATACTCACTCTAGTCGTGATATATAGAGAGTCTGGAGTGATTGTAAATGTACGTGTTATACCGCTCAAGTGAGCGATGAATTTTGAACACTTTATTTCTGTTTCACCGAGAATCCTTTCGCAACCGGTAAGTTCCCAAACACCGTAAATGCCATTGTGGTTATTGCTTAAAGACAATGTTTCAACATTTATGTATGCGTCAAGAAACTGTTGCTCATTTGGATCTTCAGAAACTTGTTTTTCTGTAGGTCCTATCCAAAGGGAATCTCCAACAACCCTAAATGAACTGGGTTCTAGTGATTTTAGATTTTCTTCCCATGCAAAAGTTTTTGTATCGGGGTGGTAATTGCAGGAGTATGTCCCTACGTATGCTTTTTTTGTATCCTCTTCAAATCTGAACGGAGTCACAAACGTATAACCTTCGCCGATATCAACATTTGACTGAGTTGATGGTTTTGTGGTTTGAGTATTGTCGAGACCCGATGTCGGATTGTCATCGCTGCAAGCGACAAATATGAACATGCCACATAAAACTGCGTAAGCCTTTCTCATATTAAAACCCTTTTTTATTTAACGGTAATATATTAAATTTGTCTTTCAAGGAGGCTGTCATGGCTAAAAAGAAAGATAAAGCGTTCAGCAAGGTTGCTGAAACCGCCAAAGAAAGCGATGCGATGCGCATGCTCCGCATAGACGGCTCCCAAAACGGAGCCACGTTACGGACAAGAGTTGTCCGAGACAAGACAAAGTACAAGAGAAATTTGAAACACAAGAAGTCTCTTGGTTTCTGCTATGGATTGAAATCCCTCGCCGATGCGGGGGATTTCCCTTTTTTATGGGGTGCGGTCGTATGTGAATGAATCCGTATAGAATTTCATATTTATATTTGTGATGAAAATTTATATTTGACAAAAAAGGTTTCTTATGCGGTTTGTGCTATTTGGAATTATGAGCATTGCGATGGCGCTCGGTGCTTGTTCTCAATCGGTTTCGTCAACTGAAGATGATGATCCAGCTTCTTTAAATGGCCCCAAGAAAAATAAGGTCAGCTCCAGTAGCAGAATTAATGAAAAAAGTTCATCGAGCCGTTCCACGGATAAATCTGACGAAGAAGATTGTTCTGGCGAGTCGGGTGAACCCTGGGATGGAACGACCGCAAAGGATTTCGCTTGTGGTACGGGAACTAAGCTTAGCCCGTACATCATATTGACGGCTGAACAGCTTGCTCGCTTGTCTTTCTTGGTAAATGCTAGTGAAAAGGCTTATAGCGGCAAGTATTTCAAGCTTGGTGCAGATATCTTGCTCAACAAGGGAAAAGTTATTGATAGCAAGGGCGCTCTTGTGGCAGATTCGACGAAACTTCACAAGTGGACACCTATCGGCAATTCAAGTGTGTCCTTTGACGGCAACTTTGATGGCGATGGTCATACTATAAGCGGCATGTTCATCAACACGACAAGTACGCACAATGGACTGTTTGGAAATAGCCAGGGAACCGTGCAAAATTTGACCGTGGACAATTCTTGGGTGTACGGTGGCAAATATACTGCGGGGGTTGTGGGTGCTAATGTTGGAATGGTTTTGAAAATAACGAATCAGGCTAGTGTATCAGGAAAGGACGAATGTATTGGTGGTGTGATTGGTAGTTCAGGTCAAAAAAATTATAGTGATAATTCAGTTATCAAAAATGCAGTCAATAAAGGAATTATTATTGGCGAAAAAAATGTTGGTGGCGTAGCTGGATGTGCTACTTATGTAACTGTTGATGGTGCTGAAAATTTAGCGCCTATTGAAGGCTATGGTTATGTCGGTGGAGTCTTTGGTGGAATCGGCAGCTCATCAAAGAATGATGTGAAAAATTTAAAGAATAGTGGTGACATTACTGGTAAACATTTTGTAGGAGGGGTTGCTGGACACTGTGGAGGACTTACAACAGTTTATTCAAATAATCAGCCGTCCTCATATTCTTGTTGGAAATCGGAGTCTTGGCCATGCGGTTCTGTTCAGATAGCTTATAATGAAGGGGCTGTTACCGGAATAAGATATGTTGGTGGAATTATTGGAGAAGTTTGTCATGGGTTTATTTCAAGTTTAAGTAATAAAGGTGATGTTGTAGGTGAAGGCGGAACAGGAGGAATAGTTAGTTCCATGTCCTATACAAAAACTACAGCCGTTTATAATATTGGAAATGTTTATGGGAGGAATTACGTCGGTGGAATCATTGGCTATAATCAAGAAGGCGTTACAAACTCCGCATATTCCACAGGTAAAGTTGATGGCGATTCCTTAGTTGGCTTGATGATTGGCTACAACTACAATACCACGATGGCTGATTACTACTACCTAGAACGTGGCAAGCAGGAACCTTTTGGCCTCAATAACGGCGGTGGAGTCGCAACGCCTAAAACTGAAGACGAAATGAAATCAAAAGATTTCGCTAAACTCCTTGGTGATGAATTTGTCTATAACTCTGGCCTAAATGACGGCTATCCAGTACTCAGCTGGGAAAAGGAATAAATATTATTTGTCGAATAAGTCCGCGTGAGTGCCTGTGCGGATTAATTCGAGGATAAGTATGTTTTCTCTTTTTTGGTAAATCAGAAGCCAATCGGGGCGAATATGGAGTTCTCTGTGTCCTGCCCAGTTGCCGTCAAGAGCGTGGTCTCGATAGCGTTCTTCTAAAGGGATGTTATTTGCGAGCTTTAATATGACGGAATATAGTTCATCCATGTCGTAGTTTCTTTTTTTTGCTCGCTTGATGTCCTTTTTATATTGTGATGTCCATTGGATTTTGTAAAGAGGCTCTTTCTCTACCAAGATTTCATCTCCCGAATGGCTTCGTTGACGGTATAGGTTTTAACTTTTGATGGATTTTTCAAAAATTTCTCGTAGATTTTGTCGCCTTCTTTCATTGCTTTGATTGTCTCGCGATTAGGGGTGTTTATGCCAATTTCAAAAGGAATTCTACCTTCGCGTAATACTTGCTTGGTAAATACGTTATAGAGGCCTGAAATAGTCATTCCCACTTGTTCGCAAAATTCCGCGATGCCTTTTTTGTCTTCATCATCGAGTGTAATTGTTAGATTTGCCATTTTGCTTCCTGTGATATTTAATTGTTTTACACATTAAATATATGTAAAAATTACTTAAAAAGCAATGTTTACTATTGAACAAAAAAATCCATCGGTAAAACCGATGGATTTTTAATGCTTTTGATCCTTCGAAACCTTGCGGTCACTCAGGATGACGAACGGCGCACTCGCGATGGCTTATGCTATTGGGGAATGCGCCGGATCGCTTACTTATTGTTCGCGCGGATGAGGTTGAGAGCGGAACCTGCCTTGAACCATGCCCACTGCTGTTCGTTGTAGGTGTGGCTCAGGGCTATGTTATCGACGGAGCCATCCTTGTGGTGGGCGACGAGCGTGAATTCGGAACCCGGAGCGAACTTGGTGAGGCCAACGATATCGAACACGTCCTGTTCCTGGATCTTGTCGTAGTCGGCTGCGTTCTTGAAGGTGAGGGCGAGCATGCCCTGCTTCTTGAGGTTCGTCTCGTGGATGCGGGCGAAGCTCTTCACGATCACGGCCTTCACGCCGAGGAAGCGCGGTTCCATAGCGGCGTGTTCGCGGCTGGAGCCTTCACCGTAGTTTTCGTCACCAATGACGATGGAACCCGTGCCCTTGGCCTTGTAAATCTTGGCAAGTTCAGGGACTTCCTTGTATTCACCGCACTGGCAGAGAACCTTGTTGGTTTCGCCGTTGAAGGCGTTCACGGCGCCGATGAGCATGTTGTTCGAAATGTTTTCGAGATGACCGCGGTAGTTGAGCCACGGACCGGCCATGGAGATGTGGTCGGTGGTGCACTTGCCCTTCGCCTTGATGAGGAGCGGGGCGCCCGCGATGTCCTTGCCGTCCCAAGCCGCGAACGGAGCGAGGGCCTGGAGGCGCTTGCTTTCGGGGTTGATGGAAACGGTGATGTTGGAACCGTCAGCAGCTGGAGCCTGGTAGCCGGCATCCTTGACTTCGAAACCCTTCGGCGGGAGTTCGCACTGTTCCGGCGGGTCGAGCTTCACGGCCTTGCCATCGTTATTCACGAGGGTGTCGGTCATCGGGTTGAAGCGGATATCGCCAGAGAGGGCGGCAATCACAGCCATGAGCGGGGAGGCAACGAAAGCGTGTGTGTTCGGGTTGCCGTCGGCGCGCTTGGCAAAGTTGCGGTTAAAGCTGTGGACGATGGTGTTGAGTTCTTTCTTGTCGGCACCGGCGCGATCCCAGCGGCCAATGCAAGGACCGCAAGCGTTTGTCATGATCGTTGCACCGAACTGCTTGAACAAGTCAATGAGGCCATCGCGTTCAGCAGTGTAGCGAACTTGTTCGGAACCCGGGTTGATGAGAAGCGGGCACTTCGGGGAAAGACCCTTGGCGAGAGCCTGCTTGATCATGTTGGCGGCCATGTAAAGGTCTTCGTAGCTGGAGTTTGTGCAAGAACCGATGAGGGCGGCGCTTACGACCGGCGTAGATTCCGGCTTGGTTTCGGTAGCTTTGAGGGAGTCTGCCATGTCGGTCACAGCGAATGCACGGTCCGGGCTGAACGGGCCGTTGTAATGCGGGATGAGCGTGTTGAGGTCGATTTCCAC is a window from the Fibrobacter sp. UWB4 genome containing:
- a CDS encoding aconitate hydratase, whose translation is MLFNFDMIQATYARIPARVAVARKQLGRPLTLAEKILYSHLIDGAENRTYKRGADFAEFHPDRVAMQDATAQMALLQFTTAGKSRVAVPSSVHCDHLIIAREGVEKDLPRAKEESKEVYDFLQSVSAKYGIDCWLPGAGIIHQVVLENYAFPGGMMIGTDSHTVNAGGLGMLAIGVGGADAVDAMVGLPWELKYPKMIGVKLTGKLQGFATAKDIILKLAGILTVKGGTNAIIEYFGEGARSLSATGKATIANMGAEVGATCSTFSYDDSMSRYLRATGRADVADAADKIAADLKADPEVEAEPEKYFDRVVEIDLNTLIPHYNGPFSPDRAFAVTDMADSLKATETKPESTPVVSAALIGSCTNSSYEDLYMAANMIKQALAKGLSPKCPLLINPGSEQVRYTAERDGLIDLFKQFGATIMTNACGPCIGRWDRAGADKKELNTIVHSFNRNFAKRADGNPNTHAFVASPLMAVIAALSGDIRFNPMTDTLVNNDGKAVKLDPPEQCELPPKGFEVKDAGYQAPAADGSNITVSINPESKRLQALAPFAAWDGKDIAGAPLLIKAKGKCTTDHISMAGPWLNYRGHLENISNNMLIGAVNAFNGETNKVLCQCGEYKEVPELAKIYKAKGTGSIVIGDENYGEGSSREHAAMEPRFLGVKAVIVKSFARIHETNLKKQGMLALTFKNAADYDKIQEQDVFDIVGLTKFAPGSEFTLVAHHKDGSVDNIALSHTYNEQQWAWFKAGSALNLIRANNK
- a CDS encoding type II toxin-antitoxin system YafQ family toxin, which gives rise to MVEKEPLYKIQWTSQYKKDIKRAKKRNYDMDELYSVILKLANNIPLEERYRDHALDGNWAGHRELHIRPDWLLIYQKRENILILELIRTGTHADLFDK
- a CDS encoding type II toxin-antitoxin system RelB/DinJ family antitoxin; this translates as MANLTITLDDEDKKGIAEFCEQVGMTISGLYNVFTKQVLREGRIPFEIGINTPNRETIKAMKEGDKIYEKFLKNPSKVKTYTVNEAIREMKSW